Within bacterium, the genomic segment TGTGGAGCTAAACCTATTTTAGTTAATATCCGTTTGTCAGATCTAAACATAGACCCGAATCAATTAAAATCATCTATAACAAAACGCACTAAAGCCATATTACCTGTTCATATTAATGGCCGATGTGCAGATATGGATGCGATTCAATCTGTAACAAAAGAGTATAATTTAGCTGTCATAGAAGATGCAGCTCAAGGATTAGGGTCGTCTTATAAAGGAAAATATTTAGGGACATTTGGAGATGCAGGGTGTATTTCTCTTGCGCCAACAAAGATAATAACATCAGCCCAGGGAGGACTCATTTTTACCAATCGGCAGGATATCTATGAGAAAGTTGTCCGATTGAAGGACCACGGTCGTTTATCCCGTTCCTGGAATTATCATCCTGAAATCGGGTTTAATTTCAAATTCTCGGATATATATGCCGCTCTCACCAATGCACAATTTAATTATCTTCCCGGTCGATTAGAAAAAGCAAAACATGATTGGACTTTGTATTATAATGCCCTGGCAGATTTGCCAACGGTTACTTTTATTGAAACTGATTTTGAGAAGGGAACTGTTCCTTTATGGGTAGATGCACTTGTGGAGGATAGGGAAGGACTTATTGAAAGTCTAAAAACACAAGGTATTGACTGTCGACCTTTTTGGCCAGCAATACATACACAAACACCTTACCATCAAGACGGGGATTTTAGCAATGCGGCTTATGCGGCAGAACATGGTATATGGTTTCCATCAGGAGCAGGAAAAACTGACGAAGATATACAATATGTTATTAATGCAGTGCGTAAATACTATGGAAAAAAATAAATCTCAAAAGGAGAGTATTTCAGATGAAAAAGATTGTTTTGTTCGGAAGTGATACTTTTCTTGGCAAAGCGATTATAAAAGTGGCAGAAGGAAGTAACCAGAAGATAATTCCTATTCCTACAAATAACGCAAAGCGTATAGATATGATAGCACTTATTCTTGGGGAAATTCGGCCAGATATTGCTATTAATACAGTTCAAGCCAGGGGAGGAATCCTTTATATGAAAAAATATCCAGGAGAGATATTTTATCAGAATGCCTCCTTTGGAATTGAATTTATGGAACAATTACGGCTTTATAATGTTCCAAAGGTAGTGAACATTCTCTC encodes:
- a CDS encoding DegT/DnrJ/EryC1/StrS family aminotransferase; the encoded protein is MDITVKTLQKQIPISKLTWWEPQFTEEDVKAVADVIRNGFVNEGKKTAELTQRMQKFFNVAYVLATCSGTIALYLALKACGVEERDEVLVPDLTFIATANAVILCGAKPILVNIRLSDLNIDPNQLKSSITKRTKAILPVHINGRCADMDAIQSVTKEYNLAVIEDAAQGLGSSYKGKYLGTFGDAGCISLAPTKIITSAQGGLIFTNRQDIYEKVVRLKDHGRLSRSWNYHPEIGFNFKFSDIYAALTNAQFNYLPGRLEKAKHDWTLYYNALADLPTVTFIETDFEKGTVPLWVDALVEDREGLIESLKTQGIDCRPFWPAIHTQTPYHQDGDFSNAAYAAEHGIWFPSGAGKTDEDIQYVINAVRKYYGKK